Proteins co-encoded in one Christiangramia fulva genomic window:
- a CDS encoding O-methyltransferase translates to MLFEIKSYLNFLLNSQNQHGLHSPFVYKLVTECFYDKKDHSEYELIRNYRNDLLRNRNKIQITDYGAGSRVFKSNLRPVFSIAKSSGITLHRAKLLFRLTKFLNIRNALELGTSLGIASTAIAANRNTKLTTIEGCPEIAKLANRQFEKYGLKNIRLINSEFEQAIKEIQENSSKYDLVFFDGNHQKQATLKYFEHLLPSAHNDSVFIFDDIHWSPGMEEAWEKIKKHELVRVTIDTNQWGLVFFRKEQVKQDFVIRV, encoded by the coding sequence ATGCTTTTCGAAATTAAAAGTTACCTGAATTTCCTCCTGAACAGCCAAAACCAACACGGCCTCCACTCTCCCTTTGTCTACAAATTGGTAACGGAATGCTTCTATGATAAAAAGGATCACTCTGAATACGAGTTGATCAGAAACTATCGAAACGATCTTTTGAGAAATAGGAACAAGATCCAAATAACCGACTATGGTGCCGGCAGCCGCGTTTTTAAATCGAATCTCAGGCCGGTATTCTCTATCGCCAAAAGCTCAGGCATCACTCTACACAGGGCGAAATTGCTTTTCCGGCTAACAAAATTTTTAAATATCCGCAATGCCCTGGAGTTGGGCACTTCATTGGGTATTGCTTCAACTGCTATAGCTGCAAATCGAAACACAAAACTTACCACTATTGAAGGCTGCCCCGAAATTGCGAAACTGGCAAACCGACAATTTGAAAAATACGGCTTAAAAAATATCCGGCTGATTAATTCCGAATTTGAGCAGGCGATAAAGGAAATACAGGAAAATTCTTCGAAATATGACCTGGTATTTTTCGATGGCAATCACCAGAAGCAGGCTACTCTAAAATATTTTGAACACTTGCTCCCTTCCGCTCATAACGATTCCGTATTTATTTTTGACGATATTCACTGGTCTCCGGGAATGGAAGAAGCCTGGGAAAAGATAAAGAAACATGAGTTGGTAAGAGTAACGATCGACACCAATCAATGGGGCCTGGTTTTTTTCCGAAAGGAACAGGTTAAACAGGATTTTGTAATTCGTGTTTAA
- a CDS encoding glycosyltransferase family 2 protein, with protein sequence MNKKLSILIPAYNEAETIGELPEVLKDLDLGLNLDMEIIIVDDCSTDSTKEIINQFIQSNKGINTKLLEQESNKGKGAALHRAISECTGDFAVIQDADLEYDPHEYINLLKPILKGRADVVYGSRFMGGYAHRILFFWHSIGNKFLTTLSNAFTNLNLTDMETCYKMFRTEILKSLDLKEKKFGFEPEVTAKISRIPGIRIYEVGISYYGRTYVEGKKIKWKDGVEALWCILKYNLFRNF encoded by the coding sequence TTGAATAAAAAACTATCCATCCTCATTCCGGCTTACAATGAAGCCGAAACCATCGGGGAGCTGCCTGAGGTGTTAAAAGATCTTGATCTGGGATTAAACCTGGATATGGAGATCATCATCGTGGATGACTGTTCCACCGACTCCACCAAAGAAATCATCAATCAATTTATCCAGAGCAATAAGGGGATCAATACGAAACTGCTTGAACAGGAAAGCAATAAGGGTAAAGGGGCTGCACTTCACAGAGCGATCTCAGAATGCACGGGTGATTTTGCTGTTATACAGGATGCCGATCTGGAATATGATCCGCATGAATATATCAATTTATTAAAGCCTATTTTAAAAGGAAGAGCTGATGTTGTTTATGGTTCCAGATTCATGGGAGGTTATGCACACAGGATATTATTCTTCTGGCATTCCATCGGCAATAAATTCCTTACCACACTTAGCAATGCTTTCACCAATCTGAACCTTACCGATATGGAAACCTGTTATAAGATGTTCCGGACAGAGATCCTGAAGAGCCTGGATCTAAAAGAAAAGAAATTCGGTTTCGAGCCGGAGGTGACCGCCAAGATCAGCAGAATTCCTGGAATCAGAATTTATGAAGTGGGAATCTCTTATTATGGAAGAACTTATGTTGAAGGAAAGAAGATAAAATGGAAGGATGGAGTAGAGGCACTTTGGTGTATTTTAAAATATAATCTCTTCAGAAACTTTTAA
- a CDS encoding ABC transporter ATP-binding protein: MSKVIEIKNITRDFPLGQEVVKVLKGIDLEIERGEYVAFMGPSGSGKSTLMNLLGCLDTPTSGTYILNGKDVSQMSDDELAEIRNKEIGFVFQTFNLLPRTTALDNVALPMIYAGASKADRTERAKEVLRSVGLGDRMDHKPNQLSGGQRQRVAVGRALVNHPSIILADEPTGNLDSKTSVEIMNLFDEIHSAGNTVILVTHEEDIAKHAHRIIRLKDGMVEEDERKSVNSLQQK, encoded by the coding sequence ATGAGTAAAGTAATCGAAATTAAGAATATTACACGGGATTTTCCACTGGGGCAGGAAGTTGTAAAGGTTTTAAAAGGAATAGATCTTGAAATTGAACGCGGAGAATACGTGGCTTTTATGGGGCCTTCTGGTTCAGGGAAATCCACTTTAATGAACCTTTTGGGCTGCCTCGACACACCAACTTCGGGAACTTATATTCTTAACGGAAAGGATGTAAGCCAGATGAGCGATGATGAACTTGCTGAAATTCGCAACAAGGAAATAGGATTCGTATTCCAAACCTTTAACCTTCTTCCACGAACCACGGCTCTCGATAATGTTGCTTTGCCCATGATCTATGCCGGAGCTTCAAAAGCTGACAGGACAGAAAGAGCTAAAGAAGTACTTCGAAGCGTGGGCCTGGGCGATCGAATGGACCATAAACCCAATCAGCTCTCCGGAGGTCAGCGTCAACGGGTCGCAGTAGGCCGTGCTCTCGTAAACCATCCTTCCATAATCCTTGCCGATGAGCCTACCGGAAACCTGGATTCCAAAACTTCCGTGGAAATAATGAATCTTTTTGATGAAATTCACTCCGCAGGCAACACAGTAATCCTCGTAACCCATGAAGAAGACATCGCCAAACATGCGCACCGTATTATTCGTTTAAAAGATGGGATGGTAGAAGAAGACGAAAGGAAGTCTGTAAACAGTTTACAGCAGAAGTAA